One Dermacentor albipictus isolate Rhodes 1998 colony unplaced genomic scaffold, USDA_Dalb.pri_finalv2 scaffold_24, whole genome shotgun sequence DNA window includes the following coding sequences:
- the LOC139052485 gene encoding uncharacterized protein → MAGTLFQELAACRSGLALLSARVDATGPSQRLLTSLNVMDRGVLRFRMFDEELFEDDIELLERAAFVGRDVMKMPLLLDPCTQQNEGGARCWMLTHAEKLNELLNPFGIEFDELLEGSLDFNMIHDYPIAPYDTEAALLYLATLWFLREHRCFSGVSLNVSVLERFHPVQFLQHNTFSKRVVTAHLTGVEGIELPFEVCPLVRLLDRTELLTHVSLDRVTLMEAEGTCLSSLVVTNPGLHCLALRNVTMKDTVLSRLAQEFKEHRRPREFELRGRFRYSATHTELVSRLLDSSLQILSLDITCDLTQLFEKLKGNKQLMLLELGRCCPVGVCLDALASALAQNVTLRLLTLSLDMAWMSATSFSWKHLGDLVQNSRGLETLCLRDSCLGKHAVRPISEAMKTNQNLQTLNLMGCRFSCADALLFVRALL, encoded by the exons ATGGCGGGGACGCTGTTCCAAGAGCTTGCAGCGTGCCGCAGTGGCTTAGCACTGCTTTCTGCACGCGTTGACGCAACTGGGCCCAGCCAACGGCTCCTGACGTCGCTAAAC GTCATGGACAGAGGGGTATTGAGGTTTCGGATGTTTGACGAAGAGCTGTTCGAGGACGACATCGAGTTGCTCGAGAGGGCCGCCTTTGTCGGCCGGGATGTAATGAAGATGCCTTTACTGCTCGACCCATGTACGCAGCAAAACGAAGGAGGTGCCCGCTGCTGGATGTTGACTCATGCG GAAAAGTTGAACGAGCTCCTGAACCCCTTCGGCATTGAATTTGACGAACTACTCGAAGGCAGCCTAGACTTCAACATGATCCATGACTATCCCATCGCTCCGTATGACACCGAAGCTGCGTTGCTCTACTTGGCTACATTGTGGTTTCTGCGCGAGCACCGCTGTTTCTCTGGCGTCAGCCTGAACGTGTCTGTGCTGGAGCGCTTTCACCCGGTGCAGTTCCTCCAACACAACACGTTCTCCAAGCGGGTTGTCACGGCCCACCTGACCGGCGTCGAGGGAATCGAGCTCCCGTTCGAAGTGTGCCCTCTGGTTCGGCTTCTCGACCGAACGGAGCTGCTTACGCACGTCAGCCTCGACAGG GTAACACTTATGGAAGCTGAGGGGACATGTCTGTCTTCGCTGGTGGTTACCAATCCCGGACTCCACTGTTTGGCTCTTCGGAACGTAACCATGAAAGACACCGTTCTGTCCAGACTCGCGCAGGAGTTCAAAGAGCACCGCCGACCGCGAGAGTTCGAACTACGAGGGAGGTTCCGCTACAGTGCGACGCACACTGAACTGGTCTCGAGGCTGCTGGACAGCTCCCTGCAAATTCTAAGCCTCGATATCACGTGCGACCTGACCCAGCTGTTCGAGAAGCTCAAGGGCAACAAGCAGCTGATGTTGCTAGAGCTCGGACGCTGTTGCCCAGTCGGCGTCTGTCTAGACGCACTAGCTTCTGCTCTGGCCCAAAACGTGACGCTGCGGCTACTCACTCTGAGCCTCGACATGGCGTGGATGTCGGCCACAAGTTTCTCCTGGAAGCACTTGGGAGACCTGGTTCAGAACAGCCGTGGGCTGGAAACTTTGTGTCTCCGCGATTCGTGTCTAGGAAAGCACGCTGTGCGCCCGATAAGCGAGGCTATGAAAACGAACCAGAACCTACAGACGCTGAACCTGATGGGCTGTAGATTCTCCTGCGCCGATGCCCTGTTGTTCGTGCGGGCGCTTTTATAA